From a region of the Bradyrhizobium sp. KBS0727 genome:
- a CDS encoding LysE family translocator, with protein sequence MGGTLGIHELWLFILSGVLLNVTPGPDTAYIIGRSVQLGWRGGAAAALGISCGCLVHVFGAAVGLSALLMASSAAFAAVKMVGAAYLLFSGVQMLLARPRPVAEAAADAGGTSLRRVFWQGALTNVLNPKVALFFLAFLPQFVAADSSHKALAFLTLGLIFICSGTLWCFGIAAFAAKAAGRLRQSAGAIAWVNRLLGGMFVYLGVRVAMMDTR encoded by the coding sequence ATGGGCGGAACGCTCGGCATTCACGAACTTTGGCTCTTTATCCTCTCCGGCGTGCTTCTCAATGTCACACCGGGGCCGGACACCGCCTATATTATCGGCCGCAGCGTCCAGCTCGGATGGCGCGGCGGGGCGGCCGCCGCGCTGGGGATAAGCTGCGGCTGCCTGGTTCATGTGTTCGGTGCCGCCGTCGGCCTGTCGGCGCTCCTGATGGCGTCTTCGGCGGCATTCGCTGCCGTCAAAATGGTCGGTGCAGCCTATCTGCTGTTCTCCGGTGTCCAGATGTTGCTGGCGCGGCCCCGTCCCGTCGCCGAGGCGGCCGCCGATGCCGGCGGTACGTCGCTGCGCCGCGTGTTCTGGCAGGGCGCCCTGACCAACGTGCTCAATCCGAAGGTGGCGCTGTTCTTCCTGGCGTTCCTGCCGCAATTTGTGGCGGCGGACTCCTCCCACAAGGCGCTCGCGTTCCTGACCCTCGGCCTGATCTTCATTTGCAGCGGAACGCTGTGGTGTTTCGGCATCGCGGCCTTCGCGGCGAAAGCCGCCGGCCGCCTCCGGCAATCGGCGGGCGCGATAGCCTGGGTCAACCGCCTGCTCGGCGGGATGTTCGTCTATCTCGGCGTCCGCGTCGCCATGATGGATACGCGCTGA
- a CDS encoding tripartite tricarboxylate transporter substrate binding protein yields MKILGRLLAGLTLLLLPTLAAAQDFPTKPIKLIVPFPAGGPNDIIARVVGQRMSEITKQPVIIDNRGGQGGVLGTDAVAKAAPDGYTIGIVSASSLVINPTMERVPYDVARDLAPITLVTTVPEMLVVASNVPAKNMAELVALAKAQPGKLNFASAGVGGLPHLAGELLKLTANIDIVHIPYRGAAPAINDLLGQQVQMAFLDLPVILPHIKAGSLRPIALGAPERAPTAPDVPTTAEVGMPDLLIQNWYGMIAPGGTPENIVNLLNAVTNQAMDDPQVKQKLADQGLTVAGDRPKHFRDYITAEAQKWARVIKAAGLDTAK; encoded by the coding sequence ATGAAAATCCTGGGCCGGTTGCTCGCGGGATTGACGCTGTTGCTGTTGCCGACGTTGGCCGCCGCACAGGATTTTCCGACCAAACCGATCAAACTCATCGTGCCGTTCCCGGCCGGCGGGCCCAACGACATCATCGCGCGCGTGGTCGGCCAGCGGATGTCGGAAATCACCAAGCAACCTGTTATCATCGACAATCGCGGCGGCCAGGGCGGTGTGCTCGGCACCGACGCGGTCGCAAAGGCGGCACCTGACGGCTACACGATCGGAATCGTGAGCGCGAGTTCGCTCGTGATCAACCCGACCATGGAAAGGGTGCCCTACGATGTTGCCAGGGATCTCGCGCCGATCACCCTGGTGACGACGGTGCCGGAGATGCTTGTCGTTGCCAGTAACGTGCCCGCCAAAAACATGGCCGAGCTTGTCGCCCTCGCCAAGGCCCAGCCGGGGAAACTCAATTTTGCGTCCGCCGGCGTTGGCGGCCTGCCGCATCTGGCGGGCGAGCTGCTCAAGCTGACGGCCAACATCGACATCGTTCACATCCCCTATCGGGGTGCTGCGCCCGCCATCAACGATCTGCTCGGCCAGCAGGTACAGATGGCATTCCTCGACCTGCCGGTGATCTTGCCGCACATCAAGGCCGGAAGTTTGCGCCCCATCGCGCTAGGCGCACCCGAACGTGCCCCGACGGCGCCCGACGTGCCGACCACCGCCGAGGTCGGCATGCCGGATCTCCTGATCCAGAACTGGTACGGCATGATCGCCCCGGGCGGGACGCCTGAAAATATCGTCAACCTGCTCAATGCCGTCACCAACCAGGCCATGGACGATCCGCAGGTGAAGCAAAAACTGGCCGACCAGGGCCTCACGGTGGCCGGCGACAGGCCGAAACATTTTCGCGACTACATCACGGCCGAGGCGCAAAAGTGGGCGCGCGTCATCAAGGCCGCAGGCCTCGATACGGCGAAGTAA
- a CDS encoding sulfite exporter TauE/SafE family protein, with translation MFDSLLLLIAVAFLLAGFVKGALGLGLPTVSMGLLAVSMPPAQAIAIVIVPAIVTNIWQTFGGPYLRDILRRLWPLLIGTAAGIWLNGGALTGPYARYTAIALGLLLAINAIIGLYKFHFTVAPANEKWLGGIVGLITGMISAATGVQVIPSVPFLQAIGMEKEELIQALGVFFTVATLALGFNLTSEGLLTAATALPGAVAMACSFAGMFVGQAVRTRLQPDIFRLFFQVAMIVLGVYLAGNALLKMST, from the coding sequence ATGTTCGATTCCCTGCTGCTCCTCATCGCCGTCGCCTTCCTGCTTGCGGGATTTGTCAAAGGCGCCCTCGGGCTCGGCCTGCCGACCGTGTCGATGGGCCTGCTCGCGGTGTCGATGCCGCCGGCCCAGGCCATCGCCATCGTCATCGTGCCGGCGATCGTCACCAATATCTGGCAGACCTTCGGCGGCCCCTATTTGCGCGACATCCTCCGGCGGCTCTGGCCACTGCTGATCGGAACCGCGGCCGGCATCTGGCTGAACGGCGGCGCGCTGACCGGCCCCTATGCACGCTATACGGCGATCGCGCTCGGCCTGTTGCTGGCGATCAATGCCATCATCGGCCTCTACAAGTTCCATTTCACCGTAGCGCCGGCGAACGAGAAATGGCTCGGCGGCATCGTCGGCCTGATCACCGGGATGATTTCGGCCGCGACCGGCGTACAGGTCATTCCCTCGGTGCCGTTCTTGCAGGCAATCGGCATGGAAAAGGAAGAGCTGATCCAGGCGCTCGGCGTGTTCTTCACGGTCGCAACGCTGGCGCTCGGCTTCAACCTGACCAGCGAGGGCCTGCTGACGGCTGCAACCGCGCTGCCGGGCGCGGTCGCCATGGCGTGCTCATTCGCCGGCATGTTCGTCGGCCAGGCCGTTCGCACCCGGCTGCAGCCGGATATTTTCCGTCTGTTTTTCCAGGTCGCGATGATCGTTCTCGGGGTCTATCTTGCCGGCAATGCCCTACTGAAAATGTCCACCTGA
- a CDS encoding LysR substrate-binding domain-containing protein, protein MRFDLVDLQLFIAVAETRSITNGAQRLHLALASASARIKGLEQALGVVLLTRGRRGVELTPAGESLLDHARIVTHNIEALRGDLLAFSRGVRATVRFLANTSGLSEYLPKALAAFLGQHPHISIDVEERESGDIAHAILTGAADLGLAAEHALPDSIERIPFSEDRLVLIAARTDELAGRRQVDFREVVERDFVGLIASSALHAHVTGHAARLGARLRFRARLNNFDAIGEMVAAGIGVAVMPEVAARRCARAMKINVVRIRDPWANRRLAICARSFKSLPRPAKQLADHLRTAAP, encoded by the coding sequence ATGCGTTTCGATCTGGTCGACCTTCAGCTCTTCATCGCGGTGGCCGAGACGCGCAGCATCACCAACGGCGCGCAGCGGCTTCATCTCGCGCTGGCTTCGGCCAGTGCGCGGATCAAGGGACTGGAACAGGCGCTCGGCGTCGTGCTGCTGACGCGCGGCCGCCGTGGCGTCGAACTGACGCCGGCCGGCGAAAGCCTGCTCGATCATGCCCGGATCGTCACCCACAATATCGAAGCGCTGCGCGGTGATCTCTTGGCCTTTTCCCGCGGCGTCAGGGCCACCGTGCGCTTCCTCGCCAACACCTCGGGCCTGTCGGAATATCTGCCGAAGGCGCTGGCGGCCTTCCTCGGCCAGCATCCCCACATCTCGATCGACGTCGAGGAGCGCGAAAGCGGCGACATCGCCCACGCCATCCTGACCGGTGCCGCCGATCTTGGCCTCGCCGCCGAACACGCCTTGCCGGACAGTATCGAGCGCATCCCGTTCAGCGAAGACCGTCTGGTGCTGATTGCCGCGCGCACCGACGAACTGGCGGGCCGGCGGCAGGTCGATTTCCGCGAGGTCGTCGAGCGGGATTTTGTTGGATTGATCGCCTCGAGCGCGCTGCATGCCCATGTCACCGGACATGCGGCTCGGCTCGGCGCGCGGCTTCGGTTTCGCGCCCGGCTGAACAATTTCGACGCGATCGGCGAAATGGTCGCCGCCGGCATCGGTGTTGCCGTGATGCCGGAGGTCGCGGCGAGGCGTTGCGCCCGCGCGATGAAGATCAATGTCGTCAGGATCAGGGATCCCTGGGCCAACCGGCGGCTCGCGATCTGCGCCCGCAGTTTCAAGTCGCTGCCGCGGCCGGCGAAACAGCTCGCCGACCATCTGCGCACGGCAGCACCGTGA
- a CDS encoding adenylate/guanylate cyclase domain-containing protein codes for MERRLAAIVCADVAGYSRMMGADEAGTHATFKAHRGAIYPIILNHGGRLVKNTGDGFLLEFPSIVGAIEAAIAMQGLMAERNNHIPADRVMQFRMGIHMGDVMADEDEVFGDDVNIAVRLESVAAPGGVAVSGKACHEAGKRLSVHLVDSGPHRFKNIEEPIEVWTWRPQGSDSAGRGSKGVSVETSNLAAQYRTAIVGVLPFANLSDGADEYFSDGLTEDLIHALSLQSFYRVLSRNSTFAFKGNNQSTRLIAREIDATYLIQGSVRRAGTKIRVTSELIAPETGEQLWTGRFDRDIGDLFAMQDEITTSLSAAIAAEIYRAEASAPPRPSSNDLTAWDRFLKGLSYYYLQTKDDWETSICLFREAIALDPTLSIARAYLATIQIQGIQFGWIRSTRELWDSAMSLAQSSVRLDPRSSFAFQILAYVSAVQGHYEAAMDAAKRAVALNPYDMGARGVLGMCHLVIGEHRHAIELFSMAAQRGNSDPRYQWAAVNAFSHYLLGQYDAALSWAREELYLNPNQLQALAIRAAALAQLGRTAEAKNAAEVLLSNYPGLTAERMLRHLHWKAPGDIAHYREGLLKAGIPFGKLTLVESSPKLAADS; via the coding sequence ATGGAAAGACGCCTAGCTGCCATCGTCTGTGCTGACGTCGCCGGCTACTCCCGCATGATGGGAGCCGACGAGGCAGGTACGCATGCCACGTTCAAGGCCCATCGCGGCGCGATCTACCCGATCATTCTCAACCATGGCGGCCGGCTGGTGAAGAACACCGGCGACGGCTTCCTGCTGGAATTTCCGAGCATCGTCGGCGCCATCGAGGCCGCGATCGCGATGCAGGGCCTGATGGCGGAGCGCAACAACCACATCCCCGCCGATCGCGTCATGCAGTTCCGCATGGGCATCCACATGGGCGATGTGATGGCCGACGAGGATGAGGTGTTCGGCGACGACGTCAACATTGCCGTCCGCCTCGAATCGGTCGCAGCCCCTGGCGGCGTGGCGGTGTCCGGCAAGGCCTGCCATGAGGCCGGCAAGCGTCTCAGCGTCCACCTGGTCGATTCCGGGCCCCACCGGTTCAAGAACATCGAGGAACCGATCGAGGTCTGGACCTGGCGCCCCCAAGGTTCCGACAGCGCCGGTCGAGGATCAAAAGGGGTTTCGGTCGAGACCTCGAATCTCGCAGCCCAGTATCGAACCGCGATCGTGGGTGTGCTGCCCTTTGCGAATCTGAGCGACGGCGCCGACGAATATTTTTCCGACGGCCTGACCGAGGACCTGATCCACGCGCTGTCGTTGCAATCGTTTTACCGGGTGCTCAGCCGCAACTCGACCTTCGCGTTCAAGGGCAACAATCAGAGCACGCGGCTGATCGCGCGCGAAATCGACGCCACCTACCTGATCCAGGGATCGGTGCGGCGGGCCGGCACCAAGATTCGCGTCACCTCGGAGCTGATCGCGCCGGAGACCGGCGAACAATTATGGACCGGCCGGTTTGACCGGGACATCGGCGATCTGTTCGCGATGCAGGACGAAATCACCACCAGCCTGTCGGCGGCGATCGCGGCCGAGATCTACCGGGCGGAAGCCTCCGCACCGCCGCGGCCGTCGTCGAACGACCTGACCGCGTGGGATCGCTTCCTGAAGGGCTTGTCGTACTACTACCTGCAGACCAAGGACGACTGGGAAACCTCGATCTGCCTGTTCAGGGAAGCCATCGCGCTCGATCCGACGTTGTCGATCGCGCGCGCCTATCTCGCCACCATCCAGATCCAGGGCATTCAGTTCGGATGGATCCGCAGCACGCGCGAATTGTGGGATTCCGCGATGTCGCTCGCGCAGAGCAGCGTCCGGCTCGATCCACGCTCCTCCTTTGCGTTTCAGATTCTGGCTTATGTGAGCGCGGTGCAGGGGCACTACGAGGCGGCGATGGACGCCGCCAAGCGGGCGGTCGCGCTGAACCCGTACGACATGGGCGCCCGCGGCGTGCTCGGCATGTGCCACCTCGTGATCGGCGAACACCGGCACGCCATCGAACTGTTCTCGATGGCGGCGCAGCGCGGCAACTCCGACCCCCGATATCAATGGGCGGCCGTGAACGCGTTCAGTCACTATCTGCTGGGGCAATATGACGCCGCTTTGTCATGGGCGCGCGAAGAACTGTATCTCAATCCCAACCAGCTGCAGGCGCTGGCGATACGGGCGGCGGCCCTCGCGCAACTGGGGCGGACCGCGGAAGCGAAAAACGCGGCCGAGGTGCTGCTGAGCAACTATCCGGGCCTGACCGCCGAGCGAATGTTGCGGCATCTCCACTGGAAAGCCCCGGGTGACATCGCCCATTACCGCGAGGGCCTTTTGAAGGCCGGCATACCTTTCGGTAAACTGACGCTGGTCGAATCCTCGCCCAAGCTCGCCGCGGATTCCTGA